In a genomic window of Dehalococcoidia bacterium:
- a CDS encoding alpha/beta hydrolase has translation MPLDPQAKFSLEQRKAAGVPGQHEVSPEEARRMQEAAPRKPGPEIGSTQDKEIPGTHGPIPIRIYTPEGTGPFPITMWFHGGGWVIGNIETNDSTCRALAKSASSIIISVDYKLAPEHKFPIPFDDCYEATCWAFKNAESFNGDSSNLAVAGASAGGNLATAVSLKARDQNGPVIKQQTLVYPVTDYDFSYESYSECKEGYGLEYATMVYFWNSYLSTEQDQENPYAVPMKAGNLSNLPPAFVLTVEFDPLRDEGEAYANALKQSNVPTKLTRYDGMIHAFFNAGIPFDQTWDAIAEVCEELKKAFGTT, from the coding sequence ATGCCTTTAGACCCACAAGCAAAATTTTCACTAGAGCAACGAAAAGCAGCAGGAGTGCCAGGGCAACACGAAGTAAGTCCTGAAGAAGCAAGAAGGATGCAAGAGGCTGCGCCTCGTAAACCAGGCCCAGAAATTGGAAGTACCCAAGATAAAGAAATACCAGGAACCCATGGTCCTATTCCAATACGAATTTATACACCTGAAGGAACTGGTCCTTTTCCTATAACCATGTGGTTTCATGGTGGAGGATGGGTCATTGGAAACATAGAAACTAATGATTCTACGTGCAGGGCATTAGCAAAATCAGCTAGCTCCATCATTATTTCAGTTGACTATAAGTTAGCACCTGAGCACAAATTCCCCATCCCTTTTGATGATTGCTATGAGGCAACGTGCTGGGCTTTCAAAAATGCAGAAAGTTTCAATGGAGACTCTAGTAACTTAGCCGTAGCTGGGGCAAGCGCTGGGGGTAATTTAGCTACCGCTGTATCATTGAAAGCTAGAGATCAAAATGGACCAGTAATTAAACAACAGACCTTAGTTTACCCGGTGACTGACTACGATTTTTCTTACGAATCATATAGTGAGTGCAAGGAAGGTTACGGCCTAGAGTATGCAACCATGGTCTATTTCTGGAATTCTTATCTCTCAACGGAGCAAGACCAAGAAAATCCTTACGCTGTACCAATGAAGGCAGGAAACTTAAGTAATCTCCCGCCTGCGTTTGTACTTACTGTCGAGTTTGACCCTCTCCGAGATGAAGGAGAGGCATATGCCAATGCATTAAAACAATCGAATGTGCCAACAAAACTCACTAGGTACGATGGCATGATCCATGCATTTTTCAATGCAGGTATACCGTTCGATCAAACATGGGATGCAATTGCCGAAGTATGTGAAGAACTCAAGAAGGCATTTGGGACAACTTAG
- a CDS encoding MFS transporter, protein MKENPKGIPKYWPIQKIHYGWAIVVASFLSTFAEVPGFGPVLGVFIKPIQDELGWSRATISTGFLIGSVTGALASSVTGRLIDRYGPRVIVSIAGLVIAIALIGLSLMQEIWQFWAFFGLARGSAIAGVEIGTSVAVAQWFIRQRGRALALKSVGQRSGQAVIPIVIFLIMAWSDWRTAYLALSAFAVISITIPAYALLRSKPEKYGLQPDGVELQSAKSESGTHEIEESWTLAEARKTKAFWMITIFLMCTPFVQGATNLHMVANFQDKGLPDIQAVSIASIFAATSALSIVPIGFVLEKVHVRIGAIVQAVLVLISMLLLLVADSYPTAILWALIFGVGAGMRNVVEVLLVANYFGRESLGTIKGFTAPFRAVSPIGPVLAGFIRDKTGSYDLAFIIFASVAILMLVLMLGAKQPSKK, encoded by the coding sequence GTGAAGGAAAACCCCAAAGGAATTCCTAAATATTGGCCGATCCAAAAAATCCATTACGGATGGGCTATAGTCGTTGCCTCATTTTTGTCTACCTTCGCGGAGGTTCCTGGATTCGGACCAGTACTTGGTGTCTTCATAAAACCGATTCAAGATGAACTAGGATGGTCTAGAGCAACTATCTCAACAGGGTTTCTAATCGGTAGTGTCACTGGTGCCTTGGCCAGTAGCGTAACTGGAAGGTTAATAGATCGTTATGGCCCAAGAGTAATTGTCTCTATTGCAGGGTTAGTAATTGCCATAGCCCTGATAGGACTTTCTCTTATGCAAGAAATTTGGCAATTTTGGGCTTTCTTTGGATTAGCCCGAGGCTCAGCTATTGCGGGTGTAGAAATTGGCACATCTGTAGCTGTCGCACAATGGTTTATACGCCAAAGAGGAAGAGCGCTAGCATTAAAATCTGTAGGCCAAAGATCTGGCCAAGCAGTTATACCTATAGTCATTTTCTTGATAATGGCTTGGTCTGACTGGAGAACCGCTTATCTCGCTCTTTCTGCATTTGCAGTCATATCCATTACTATCCCTGCTTATGCATTACTAAGGTCAAAACCAGAGAAATACGGGCTACAGCCTGATGGAGTGGAACTCCAATCGGCAAAATCGGAAAGTGGCACTCATGAAATTGAAGAGTCATGGACCTTGGCAGAAGCACGGAAAACCAAAGCTTTTTGGATGATCACCATATTCCTAATGTGCACGCCCTTTGTACAAGGTGCAACCAATTTGCATATGGTTGCGAACTTCCAAGACAAAGGCCTTCCTGATATACAAGCCGTTTCTATTGCTTCTATTTTTGCTGCTACTTCAGCCCTATCAATCGTTCCTATAGGCTTTGTACTTGAAAAAGTACATGTACGGATAGGCGCTATTGTACAAGCGGTGCTAGTTCTGATATCGATGCTGCTTTTATTAGTTGCAGATAGCTACCCTACTGCAATTCTATGGGCATTAATTTTTGGCGTAGGCGCTGGCATGCGTAACGTGGTAGAAGTACTACTGGTAGCCAATTATTTTGGCCGAGAGTCATTAGGAACCATCAAAGGATTTACTGCACCTTTTAGGGCAGTCAGCCCAATAGGTCCTGTTTTAGCTGGATTCATCCGTGACAAAACAGGAAGTTATGACCTTGCGTTTATAATTTTCGCGTCCGTGGCAATTTTAATGCTGGTATTAATGCTTGGCGCGAAACAGCCTTCAAAAAAATGA
- a CDS encoding Rieske 2Fe-2S domain-containing protein: MLTQEENKALTSIMPGTPMGELMRRYWHPIAAAAELDDKATKPVRILGEDLVLYKDKSGTIGLIERFCPHRRVDLSYGIPEDNGLRCMYHGWMMDETGQCIEQPFEETVRPDGRFKEKVKIAGYPVEELGGLLFAYLGPQPAPLLPKWETFAWEDGWCDIGLVNLPVNWLQCMENSMDPVHLEWLHGYWGVRQQQDKAVKLGLAEADTFPTVPRKHHKIGFDIFDYGLIKRRVVEGTTEEDHDWSVGHPVLFPNILFVGSVVNCNLQYRVPVDDENTMHITWFFYRAAEGSQPPIQERIPYWYVNLYEPNGELIPDLVNHQDFVAWITQGSNAEREKEKLGESDRGIILYRKVLKEQAEIVADGADPMGVVRDPKVNERIDLPLERWQALSDVSWATRYMPLQQGESNEMVESIEKVLSTWVGAKPWTESHASLNQ, encoded by the coding sequence ATGCTGACGCAAGAAGAAAATAAAGCTCTTACGAGCATCATGCCAGGGACGCCTATGGGTGAACTTATGCGCCGTTATTGGCACCCAATTGCTGCTGCTGCAGAACTTGATGATAAGGCTACCAAGCCAGTCAGGATATTGGGTGAAGATTTAGTCCTTTACAAAGATAAATCCGGCACGATTGGCTTGATTGAACGCTTTTGCCCTCACCGGCGCGTTGATCTTTCCTACGGGATACCTGAAGACAATGGCCTTCGATGTATGTACCACGGCTGGATGATGGACGAGACAGGTCAGTGTATCGAACAGCCTTTTGAGGAAACTGTGCGGCCTGATGGTCGATTCAAAGAAAAAGTCAAAATCGCAGGATATCCTGTCGAAGAACTTGGCGGATTATTATTTGCCTACCTAGGCCCCCAGCCTGCGCCGTTGTTGCCAAAATGGGAGACTTTCGCATGGGAAGATGGTTGGTGTGATATAGGGCTAGTTAATCTTCCTGTGAATTGGCTTCAGTGTATGGAGAATTCGATGGATCCTGTACACCTTGAGTGGTTACATGGTTATTGGGGTGTGCGCCAGCAACAGGACAAGGCCGTGAAATTGGGTCTTGCTGAAGCTGACACTTTTCCTACTGTGCCCCGAAAGCATCATAAAATTGGATTTGATATTTTTGACTACGGATTAATTAAGCGCCGCGTGGTTGAAGGTACTACCGAAGAAGACCATGATTGGTCGGTTGGCCATCCTGTGCTTTTCCCCAATATATTGTTTGTGGGCAGCGTTGTGAATTGCAATTTACAATACCGGGTTCCAGTGGATGATGAAAACACCATGCACATAACATGGTTTTTTTATCGTGCAGCTGAAGGGTCGCAGCCTCCTATTCAAGAAAGAATTCCATATTGGTATGTGAATTTATATGAGCCTAATGGTGAATTGATACCAGACTTGGTTAACCACCAAGATTTCGTAGCATGGATTACTCAAGGATCGAATGCAGAAAGAGAAAAAGAGAAACTTGGAGAATCTGACAGAGGAATAATTCTCTATAGGAAAGTTCTCAAGGAGCAGGCTGAAATAGTTGCAGATGGTGCTGATCCAATGGGAGTTGTACGAGATCCTAAGGTTAATGAACGGATTGATTTACCTTTGGAGAGATGGCAGGCATTATCAGATGTTTCTTGGGCAACGCGTTATATGCCTCTTCAGCAGGGAGAGTCGAATGAAATGGTTGAAAGCATTGAGAAAGTTTTAAGTACCTGGGTAGGTGCTAAGCCTTGGACTGAATCCCACGCTTCGTTAAACCAGTAA
- a CDS encoding thiamine pyrophosphate-dependent enzyme: protein MLRRDGLKIIQEQITNEPVIANLGPSTFDLHSSGDRDANLYTWGAMGLVSSIGLGVAISAPQTKVIVTDGDGSLLMNLGSLATIARQSPKNLIHIVWDNQMWYETGGQATHTSTGTSLAGIAKASGIKNVLEVSTAEEFKAALTMALNNEGPWFIHAAVEELNEKRNRPEVMVEENLLRFRRVFLG from the coding sequence GTGCTACGTCGTGACGGCTTAAAAATTATTCAAGAGCAAATTACTAATGAACCAGTAATTGCAAATCTTGGCCCCTCCACGTTTGATCTTCATTCATCCGGTGATCGAGATGCGAATCTCTATACCTGGGGAGCAATGGGGCTGGTCTCTTCGATCGGCCTAGGGGTAGCCATATCAGCACCCCAAACTAAGGTAATAGTCACCGATGGAGATGGTTCCCTGCTGATGAATTTAGGTTCACTTGCAACTATTGCTCGGCAGTCTCCCAAAAATCTAATTCACATAGTCTGGGATAATCAAATGTGGTACGAGACGGGAGGACAAGCTACGCATACATCTACAGGTACCAGCTTAGCAGGTATCGCAAAGGCTTCTGGCATAAAAAATGTGCTTGAAGTCTCTACGGCGGAAGAATTCAAGGCTGCTCTTACAATGGCATTAAATAATGAAGGGCCCTGGTTTATACATGCAGCGGTTGAAGAATTGAACGAGAAGCGTAATCGGCCTGAAGTTATGGTCGAGGAAAATTTGCTGCGATTTAGAAGAGTATTCCTAGGTTAA
- a CDS encoding glutamine synthetase beta-grasp domain-containing protein, protein MTYRAEYIWIDGTQPTAKIRSKTKILQDGADLPIWGFDGSSTNQAPGEASDCVLRPVFSCPDPIRGEPNVLVMCEVLLTDMSPHPTNTRAACAAAQEKYASQEFLFGIEQEYTFFDGDGVRPLGFPEKGGYPEPQGGYYCGVGSNEIFGRDVVEDHLDACLDAGLGIAGINAEVMPGQWEFQVGPLSALEVSDHLWIARWLLYRIAEEYDISPTLDPKPVRGDWNGAGAHTNFSTKAMRSEYQPNIDAAEALSTRHDLHIENYGYGIEHRLTGQHETASFREFSYGLSNRGASVRIPWQVEVDGKGYIEDRRPNANMDPYTVTRLIVETVGAALSK, encoded by the coding sequence ATGACTTATCGTGCCGAATACATATGGATAGACGGAACACAGCCAACTGCAAAAATTCGATCGAAGACAAAAATACTCCAGGATGGAGCAGATTTGCCTATTTGGGGATTTGATGGATCTTCTACGAACCAAGCTCCTGGTGAAGCATCTGACTGTGTTTTAAGGCCAGTTTTTAGCTGCCCTGATCCGATACGCGGTGAACCCAATGTTCTTGTGATGTGCGAAGTATTACTAACAGATATGTCGCCACATCCAACGAACACACGTGCTGCATGTGCTGCGGCACAAGAGAAATACGCGAGTCAGGAATTCCTGTTTGGAATTGAACAGGAATACACTTTTTTTGATGGGGATGGAGTACGTCCGCTAGGGTTTCCCGAAAAAGGCGGTTACCCAGAACCTCAAGGGGGCTATTACTGCGGAGTAGGCTCCAATGAAATCTTTGGACGTGATGTTGTAGAAGATCATTTAGATGCTTGCCTGGATGCTGGGTTAGGTATAGCAGGCATCAATGCAGAAGTTATGCCAGGTCAGTGGGAGTTCCAAGTAGGCCCACTGTCTGCTCTAGAGGTTTCAGATCACTTATGGATAGCTCGTTGGTTGCTATACAGAATTGCAGAAGAATATGACATTAGTCCAACTCTCGACCCAAAACCAGTACGTGGTGACTGGAATGGGGCAGGGGCACACACTAATTTCTCAACAAAGGCTATGAGATCAGAGTATCAGCCTAATATTGATGCCGCAGAGGCGCTTTCTACTCGCCACGATTTGCATATTGAGAATTACGGTTACGGTATTGAGCATCGACTCACGGGACAACACGAAACAGCTTCGTTTAGGGAATTTTCGTACGGGTTATCAAACAGAGGTGCTTCCGTTCGTATTCCTTGGCAAGTTGAAGTTGACGGGAAAGGCTATATTGAGGATAGGCGACCGAATGCCAATATGGATCCATATACTGTAACTAGGTTGATTGTAGAGACTGTAGGGGCTGCATTAAGCAAGTAA
- a CDS encoding peptidylprolyl isomerase → MAIDSSKSYTAVFKTEKGDIGIKLFAAQVPNTVNNFIFLSREGFYDETTFHRVIPNFMAQGGDPTGSGMGGPGYRFNDEFHPDLRHDKAGILSMANAGPNTNGSQFFITHGPTPHLDNRHAVFGEVIEGIDVLMSISVRDPQTAANSGDKIHTIEIIEN, encoded by the coding sequence ATGGCTATAGATTCAAGCAAAAGCTATACAGCAGTATTTAAAACTGAAAAAGGTGATATTGGCATTAAATTGTTTGCAGCTCAGGTTCCGAATACGGTCAATAATTTTATCTTTCTTTCGAGGGAAGGGTTTTATGATGAAACCACTTTCCACAGGGTAATTCCTAATTTTATGGCTCAAGGGGGCGACCCTACGGGTTCTGGGATGGGAGGTCCAGGGTATCGCTTCAATGATGAATTCCATCCTGATCTGCGCCACGACAAAGCAGGTATATTATCGATGGCAAATGCGGGGCCGAACACAAATGGTTCACAGTTCTTTATTACACACGGTCCTACTCCTCACCTAGACAATCGCCACGCGGTTTTCGGGGAAGTTATAGAGGGCATTGATGTGTTGATGAGCATAAGCGTAAGAGACCCGCAAACAGCTGCAAATAGCGGGGACAAGATACACACTATTGAAATTATAGAAAATTAG
- a CDS encoding LLM class flavin-dependent oxidoreductase: MQFGLHLPIHRAGQDNRGDFTNHLSKKAEWAESVGFQCISVLDHLAPFHKVGSAESPVLDCWTILGALAAFTSNTKLMPLVSNSSIRHPSMIAKSSASLDMLSGGRMQLGIGAGGYKPEYAQHGFPYPTKPQRYEILNESIQIIRQLWSGPDQYFQGSHHQLSGATISPRPITSPLILVGGNSLEIMDIAASKADAVNMVMPSLGILQRNKLYLDQKSHGYQRQPLQLTTLERVVIGETDSKIHSKLNKLLPPNTHPDRGLTGSIETVLTKIANMERHGVSFIYIFFEEDDEESYNLFQSRIITEF; encoded by the coding sequence ATGCAATTCGGATTACACCTACCAATACATAGAGCCGGCCAAGATAATCGAGGTGATTTCACCAATCATTTATCAAAAAAAGCCGAATGGGCTGAAAGTGTAGGCTTTCAATGCATTTCAGTGCTTGATCATCTGGCCCCATTTCACAAGGTAGGCAGTGCAGAAAGCCCAGTCCTAGATTGTTGGACCATACTCGGGGCATTAGCTGCATTTACTTCAAATACAAAATTGATGCCGCTAGTAAGTAATTCGTCAATCAGGCATCCAAGCATGATCGCAAAATCTTCAGCTAGTTTAGATATGCTCTCTGGTGGCCGAATGCAGCTGGGAATTGGAGCTGGTGGGTACAAACCGGAGTATGCTCAGCATGGATTTCCTTACCCAACAAAGCCTCAAAGATATGAGATTTTAAATGAGTCTATCCAAATAATCAGGCAACTCTGGTCCGGTCCTGACCAATATTTTCAAGGGTCCCATCATCAGCTTTCGGGGGCAACAATCTCTCCAAGGCCAATTACTTCGCCATTAATTCTTGTTGGGGGCAACAGCCTGGAGATAATGGATATTGCAGCCTCTAAAGCAGATGCAGTCAATATGGTCATGCCCAGCCTTGGAATTTTACAAAGGAATAAGCTTTATCTTGATCAAAAATCACATGGCTATCAAAGGCAGCCGTTGCAGCTAACAACATTGGAACGAGTAGTCATCGGGGAGACTGATAGCAAAATACACTCAAAATTAAATAAATTACTTCCCCCAAACACACATCCAGATCGTGGTTTAACCGGATCCATAGAAACTGTCTTAACTAAAATCGCCAATATGGAAAGGCACGGCGTAAGTTTCATCTATATATTCTTTGAAGAGGATGACGAAGAGTCTTACAATTTATTTCAAAGCAGAATTATTACTGAGTTTTAG
- a CDS encoding amidohydrolase family protein: protein MGTLMNLSPVFDSHFSYIKPVSSDIEKLRSEFNIEGLVLVQETPEFQATENALKFAEDSLHISAASVWVDLESKSFKSSITTLKEYAKTKGVFLPIGSHQDNHWLVRDEIVKNLKLLPENGLSLDLSLEPRQIPSVQELAMLIPELKIMLTNIGSPYIARNEREPWGVYMMNLATAKNVYVKLNGILSLDTLPNWSSAHLKIFVEPVMRLFGYSRVVYGGDSALDPKIGDYGSVLSALLEAVSPLTDDQFARIFRLNGKSFYGA from the coding sequence ATGGGCACGCTTATGAATTTATCTCCTGTTTTTGACTCACATTTTAGCTATATCAAACCAGTAAGCAGTGACATTGAAAAACTGCGGTCGGAGTTCAATATCGAGGGTTTAGTCTTGGTCCAAGAAACCCCAGAATTCCAAGCGACAGAAAATGCACTGAAATTTGCTGAAGATTCTCTCCATATATCTGCAGCTTCCGTGTGGGTGGATTTAGAGTCTAAATCCTTTAAATCATCTATTACTACTCTAAAGGAATACGCGAAAACTAAAGGAGTATTCCTTCCAATTGGGTCTCACCAAGATAACCATTGGCTTGTTAGGGATGAGATCGTAAAAAATTTAAAATTGCTACCTGAAAATGGATTAAGCCTTGATTTGTCTTTGGAGCCACGTCAAATCCCTTCGGTCCAAGAACTGGCAATGCTTATTCCCGAATTAAAAATTATGCTCACGAATATTGGATCACCATATATCGCTCGAAACGAAAGAGAACCGTGGGGTGTGTATATGATGAATTTAGCTACTGCAAAGAATGTCTATGTGAAATTGAATGGAATTCTTAGTCTGGATACTCTTCCTAATTGGAGTTCGGCGCATTTGAAAATATTTGTCGAACCCGTAATGAGGCTTTTTGGGTATTCACGAGTTGTTTACGGGGGAGACAGCGCATTAGATCCTAAGATAGGTGATTACGGTTCGGTATTAAGTGCCCTTTTGGAAGCCGTTAGCCCGCTGACTGACGATCAATTTGCAAGAATTTTCAGATTAAACGGGAAGTCGTTTTATGGTGCATAA
- the rpiB gene encoding ribose 5-phosphate isomerase B, whose product MKIAIAADHAGFNLKAEVINIIQNLGHQVEDLGAHNYDPDDDYPDFAKLVGIAVMNKSADRGIIVCGSGVGASVAANKISGIRAAVCHDTYSAHQGVEHDDMNVLCLGGRIIGIELVHEILESFVSAKFSGEERHLRRLGKVIELEKNSKSSDS is encoded by the coding sequence TTGAAAATAGCTATTGCTGCAGATCATGCGGGTTTCAATTTAAAAGCTGAAGTTATAAATATTATCCAAAATTTGGGACATCAAGTCGAAGACCTAGGTGCTCATAATTATGACCCTGACGATGACTATCCCGATTTTGCCAAACTGGTAGGCATAGCCGTAATGAACAAGTCTGCTGATCGTGGCATTATCGTCTGCGGTAGTGGAGTTGGGGCAAGTGTAGCTGCAAATAAAATATCCGGTATACGTGCTGCGGTATGCCACGATACCTATTCTGCACATCAAGGCGTCGAACATGATGATATGAACGTTCTTTGCCTGGGTGGCAGGATTATTGGGATTGAACTTGTGCATGAAATTTTGGAATCCTTCGTATCCGCTAAATTTTCTGGCGAGGAACGCCATTTACGTCGCCTAGGTAAAGTTATTGAACTTGAGAAAAATTCGAAGAGCAGCGATTCATAA
- the tal gene encoding transaldolase, translating to MTVLIQNLSLGQSTWIDFIQRSMLLSGEFEDLIAKGVTGLTSNPTIFQKAITTSSDYDSDLKHYSQLEKTPFEIFEALTVQDIQTAADILLPIYQKSNYKDGFVSLEVRPSLSHDTEGTVAEANRLWRLIDRPNAMIKVPATNEGIKALKILISQQININVTLIFSLNAYTNVMDSYIEGLLELNAAGKDISRVASVASFFVSRVDTAIDSQLAEQSELRGKAAIANAKVAYQKFEKKFLESDFQKLRTLGAQYQRPLWASTSTKNPQYPDTLYVDNLVGPYSVNTMPPETLNAVLDHGKSAITISDGTSDADKTLLELSESGISMEKATDRLLAEGITAFSKSFDEVILSIKERCEEFAAAK from the coding sequence ATGACAGTACTTATCCAAAATCTATCTCTGGGACAATCGACATGGATCGACTTTATACAGCGCTCCATGCTCCTATCCGGAGAATTCGAAGATTTAATTGCGAAAGGAGTTACTGGGCTTACTTCGAATCCTACAATATTTCAGAAAGCCATCACTACGAGCTCAGATTATGATTCTGACCTTAAGCACTATTCTCAATTGGAAAAAACACCATTCGAAATTTTTGAAGCACTTACTGTTCAAGATATACAAACTGCTGCAGATATTCTCTTACCCATATATCAAAAATCTAATTACAAAGATGGTTTTGTATCGTTAGAAGTTCGCCCCTCTCTATCACATGACACTGAGGGTACGGTAGCTGAAGCCAATCGATTATGGAGACTCATTGATCGACCTAATGCAATGATCAAGGTTCCAGCTACAAACGAAGGTATAAAAGCGCTAAAAATCTTAATTTCTCAGCAGATCAATATAAACGTAACTCTAATTTTTTCACTCAACGCATACACCAATGTAATGGATTCTTATATCGAAGGCTTACTAGAGTTAAACGCTGCTGGAAAGGATATATCTCGCGTTGCATCAGTAGCTTCTTTCTTTGTGAGCAGGGTAGATACTGCCATCGATTCACAGCTAGCAGAGCAATCCGAACTGCGAGGAAAGGCTGCTATTGCAAATGCAAAAGTTGCTTATCAAAAATTCGAAAAAAAGTTTCTTGAATCGGATTTCCAAAAATTAAGAACTCTAGGTGCGCAATATCAACGCCCTCTTTGGGCCAGTACGAGTACCAAAAATCCCCAATATCCCGACACTCTTTACGTTGATAATTTGGTCGGGCCTTACTCAGTCAATACTATGCCCCCAGAAACTTTGAATGCTGTTCTGGATCACGGAAAATCTGCAATAACAATTTCGGACGGAACTTCCGACGCAGATAAAACCTTACTGGAGTTATCAGAAAGTGGAATAAGTATGGAAAAAGCAACTGATAGGCTTTTAGCCGAAGGTATAACTGCTTTTTCGAAGTCCTTTGATGAAGTTATTCTAAGCATCAAAGAACGCTGCGAAGAATTCGCGGCCGCCAAGTAA
- the gnd gene encoding decarboxylating 6-phosphogluconate dehydrogenase has product MEVGMIGLGRMGANMAIRLSRNNHNVYAYDRDPDTRSSLQSNSKSITIVDSLEDLAASLNPPRFVVVMVPSGNPTEATIAALSDVLAEGDVVIEGGNSNYKDSMRRGASLKHQGIKMIDAGISGGVWGLDQGYCLMVGGDTEAVSVAEPIFRSLAPTHDSGFAHVGQLGAGHFTKMIHNAIEYGLMQAYAEGFELMSAKDLFDLDLAQIAEVWRHGSVIRSWLLDLTATALHEESDLGSIEPWVEDSGEGRWAIEESVDLAIPVPVMAMALQARFRSRDESQFGFKLLAAMRNQFGGHSIRRKK; this is encoded by the coding sequence ATGGAAGTAGGAATGATTGGTCTAGGCCGTATGGGAGCAAATATGGCAATACGCCTAAGCAGAAACAATCACAATGTATATGCATATGACAGAGATCCTGATACGCGTTCCTCGCTGCAATCTAACTCCAAATCCATCACCATCGTTGATTCACTTGAAGATTTGGCCGCATCTCTAAATCCGCCTCGCTTTGTAGTCGTAATGGTTCCATCAGGCAACCCAACAGAAGCCACAATAGCCGCTCTCAGTGATGTATTAGCTGAAGGAGACGTAGTTATAGAGGGGGGGAATTCCAATTACAAGGATTCCATGCGTAGAGGGGCAAGCCTCAAACATCAAGGTATCAAAATGATAGATGCAGGGATTAGCGGAGGTGTCTGGGGCCTAGATCAAGGGTATTGCTTGATGGTTGGCGGTGATACAGAAGCAGTATCGGTAGCCGAACCTATTTTTCGATCGCTTGCACCTACTCATGATTCTGGGTTTGCGCATGTTGGTCAATTAGGTGCGGGTCATTTTACTAAAATGATTCATAATGCAATTGAATATGGCCTTATGCAAGCATACGCTGAAGGGTTTGAATTAATGAGCGCCAAGGATTTATTTGATTTAGACCTTGCTCAAATCGCGGAGGTTTGGCGACACGGCAGTGTCATTCGGTCTTGGCTTCTAGATCTTACTGCGACTGCACTACACGAAGAATCTGACCTAGGATCGATTGAACCTTGGGTCGAAGATTCTGGAGAAGGCCGTTGGGCCATTGAGGAGTCAGTTGATCTCGCTATTCCTGTTCCAGTAATGGCAATGGCGCTTCAAGCACGATTCCGATCACGCGATGAATCCCAATTCGGTTTTAAATTACTTGCAGCCATGCGTAATCAGTTTGGTGGACACTCTATACGTAGAAAAAAGTAA